In Truepera sp., the sequence TGGCTGGCGCTGCTGCTTATAAGGATCGCGGAGAGCGAATCCGGCGAAAGTCGGCATCAGCTCAAGAAGCTCTTTCGGCCATTGTTGGTGGCTGAACACGCCACCCAGCACGGAGTCATCAGCCAAACGAACAAGCTCACGATTGAGCAGAAGCGCGTGCTGGACAGGCTTGACCTGAAGACCCCGAAGCATTACCTGGAGACCTCGACCCCCAAGAAAGCCTGAAACAGCATAGGCACACCAGCGTTCGGATCGCCGAGCGCGATTCTTGCGCCGGTGACGGCCTTACTCGTGCTTTTCTGTAGCTAGGCGCTGTCGAACGCCAGCCAGCGCGACTCCGCTGGGATTCTCCAAAGAGCTGGATATCCCCCATACATATCCCCAGAGCGCGCCTAGCCTGTTAGTCACAGATGTGGGGAAAAGAAAGAACCCCGTCCAAGACGGGGTTTCTCGTGGTGGGTCGTGTAGGGCTCGAACCTACGACCCGCTGATTAAGAGTCAGCTGCTCTACCAGCTGAGCTAACGACCCACGCCGCTCGCCGTGCGAACGCGCTCGCTAGTCTACGAAAGAGCTGGCGCCGCGGTCAACCGATCACGACCGCGCAACACGGTCGCCCACGGCAGAAACCTCAGAGCAAGGGACGAATGGACGGCGAACACCTAGCACGGCAGGGCACGCCGTGTCGGACGCGGTCATTGCTCGGCCCGCCTGCGAATCTCGTTGTAGACGGCCGCCAACCGGCCGTACAGGTCCAACGGCGCGTTGCCTTGGGCCAAGAACTCCTCCAGTCGCTCGCACAGCTTGACCAGTTCTGACAAGGCCAATAGCTCGAGCCTCGGACTTCCCGGGTCCGGCAAGGCTTCTCCCTGGTTCGTGATCGGCACGGGTCTCCTCCTCGCGCCGAATGTAATGCGTCGTGACTTAATCCTGGCTTAACTGCCGGGGTCGACACCGGCACTCGTATACTCGTTGGCAATGCAACCCAGCTAGGGAGACGAATGTTCGACGTAAGACCAGCGACGAACCCGCTTCTCCTTCGGCGTGAGCGACTGCTGGAGCGCCTTCCAGATAGGCCCGGCCACGTCGTTTGGCTCGAGGCGCCTTACGGGTACGGCAAGAGCGTCTTGGCCGCCCAGTGGGCGCAGACGCTCGAGGACGAGGGATGGCGGGTCGTGTGGCTGTCCTTGGCGGGCCGCGAGCCCAAGCCAACTATCGCGCAGGCTCTCGAGCTACCCGCCAACGCCCCTTGGGGCGTGATCATCGATGAGCTCTGGCGTTGTCAGACCCTTCTCGTGCTCGAGGATCTGGACGGCAGCGAGGACCTCTCCTTGGTGTTGGGCCAAGTTGGGGGGCTCATCCTCCTTGCGAGCAGGCAGTCGCTGCCGTATCCGGGGCTGTTGCGGCTTCGAACCGAACGGCGCCTCACCCAGTTGAGCTCCGACCAATTGGCGTTCACCAAGCAGGAGGCCGCCGAGCTGTTCTCGGACACGCCAGGCGGCGACGAGGCCTGGCGCCTTACCCACGGTTGGTCGCTGCCCCTGCACTTCGCGGCCTTGACGGGCGACCTACCGCAGCACGCTAGCCTGCTCGAAGGCGTCAGGCGCAGCGTCAGCGACCGCGCATGGCGCGAGCTTCTCTTCCTCGCCACCGTGGAAGTGCTTCCTAAGTCGGCCGCCGTCGCGGCCACCGGCGACCTCGTGCGGTCCGGGTTCTTGCAGAACCTCGAGGGCGGCTACAGGCTCCACCCTTTGATGGCCGAGAGTGTCCTTGGCTCGCACCGGGAGCGCGCGGTGGCGGAACTCGCGACCCAGGCCGGGCGCCTCGAACCTGCCGTTCGCGCGGCCGCTTTCGAACGAGTGGGTGATGTTGACGGCCTCGCACAGTTGCTGGCAAGCGGCGAGGGAGGGTTGTATCAGAGCGCGCCGGAGGAGTTCTTGCGTTGGGAAACCGCAACGCCGAGCGACAACGGCCTCCAGCGGCGCGCGCACGTAACCATCGCGCGGCTCGTCCTCAACCAGTTCGAGCCCGCGGCAGCCGATGCCCTTGAGCTCGTGGCGGAAGAGGGTCTTCCGACGAGGCTACGCGCTCGGCTCGTCTCCAACGCCATCTCTAGGCTAGCGGCCGCGAAACGCTTAGAAGTGGCCGCAGCCTTCGAGAAGAAGGCCTACGAGCTGCTGAACGACATCGAGCCGCTAGAGGCTGCTTCCATGCTGCGGAACCTGGCGACTCTCGATTTCGTGCGCGGCGACTTCGCTCAGATGGAGGCTCGGCTGCGTGCCGGTCTCGGTTTCCTGGCGAACAGCGAGGCCGGTCAGGCGACGACGAATGTGGAGTTCAGGCTGCGCGCCAACCTGAACCTCCTGGCCTGGGAGGTTCGCGGGGAGATCGATGAACCATTGGCCTCCCAGCTGGAACTCCTGTCACGGCCGGACCTGGACGACACCGCCAATGTGATGTTGCGGCAGAACCTCGCTGTCAGTTACGCGCTCAAGGGCGAGGAGGACAAGGCCCTCGAGCAACTGCGGATTGCGAGCGGCAGTGCCTCGACCTACTCGCGGCTTCTCTTGCGCCAGATGACCGCCTACTTCGAGGGCGACCTACAAGCCTTCCCCGGCCTGCTTACGGCGGCGCGGCGCTGGGAGACCTTCGAGATGAGCGAGCGAGTCAGCGCCCTGTGGCTGCGCGCCCTGAGGCGCGCGGGCGACCCCGTCACTGCCTTCGACCTCCTAGACGTCCTCGAGATCGGTCCATTCACGAAACTCGAGCTGGTCTGGGCGGAGGTGAACAGGGGCGGCCTGGAGCGCGCCCGTCAGCTCGTCGCCGAGACCCGCGGCGCCTACCCGTACCGTGAGTTCCAACTCCACTGGCACGCCGCCAACTACCTGGTAGAGCGCACGCCGGAGGCGCTCGAGGCCCTGTTCGCCCTGACGCGCAACGGCACCGACGCGCTGCGGTACACGATGGTGCCGCTCTCGACGTTGCCGCAAGACCGCCCGGAGCTGTCCGTCGGTTACCCGCTCGAACAAGTGCTGGCGGCCGGCTGGGAGGCGGCGGTGAAGCTGCGCCTGGCCGAGATCCCGCCGCTCGAGGTGCGCCTGCTGGGTGAGGTGCGCGTGACCAGGATGGGTGAGGATCTGCAGCTCACCGATCGCCAGCGCGAGCTCATCACGCTCCTGGCCCTAGGTGCGACCAGGGAGGCGATCGGCGAGGAGATGTGGCCCGAGGCCGACGTCAAGAAGCAGCGCAACAACCTCGGGGTCCAGCTGAACCTCCTTCGCAAGCTGCTCGAACCCTGGGGGGTCACCACGTTCCTTGGCGAGAGGAGCCTCAGGCACTTCCGGACCGACCTCCAGGAGCTCGAAGACGCCATAGACGCCGCCGATGCCCCGCGGGTACTGAACATGTATGAAGAACCGCTCGCCCCGGGCGTGGAGGTCGGCCTCGTAGCCGATCAGCGCTACGACCTCCGCGAACGCGTCGTGCAGGCGCTACTCTCTGCCGCACTCACGACCGCGAACGACGGCGCGCTGAGTTACCTCAAACGTGTCATGGAACTGGAGCCCCTCCACGAGGAGGCGCTTCAGGCCCTGCTCGTCATCCTTCAGGGCATGGGCAGGCGCGGGGAAGCCCTGAAACAGTTCCGGAGGTTCGAGGAGCAGTTGAACCAGGAGACCGGTCTGGCTCCCCACCCCAAGACGGTCTCACTGGCATCTTCCGGTTGACCTGGCACCTACTGCACTTCGGAGTATGGCGTGAAGGTCCCGTCCACCTCGATCTGGTACCACGTGTTCTGGCTCGGATCGAAGACCAGGGGGAGGCCGGCGGGGGTCTGGTAGTAGGTGCCCTGACTGGGAGCGAACGGCAAGTAGTAACTCGTGCCGGTGTTCGGGTCGCCGTACTCCCCGACCCCCTGAATGGCGCCACGCACGTAAGCGTCGTGGGAGGCCTGTTGGGAGTCCTGCATGCTCATCCAAGCACCGAAGGACTGATCGTTGGCGGCGGACTGGGCCTGGACGCCGGCCATGAAGGCATCGAAGTTCCCTTGCTGCGCCTCCATGCTGGCCTTGGAGCCCTGGGCGGCTAGCTGGCAGTCGAGCGGGTATCGCTGGCAATGGATGTACTTGCCCCACTCGAGAGCGTAAGCGTCGGGCGAGCTCATGTCACCGGTGGTAGTGCGGTAGAGGTCGATGAAGTACTTGTTGTACTGCGCTATCTGGGCATCGATCTGCTGTCCCATCTGGTCCATCTGCCCCATGTAGTAGTTCTGCCCGGCCAACAAGTCGGCCATGATCTGGCCCACTTCGCCTGCGGCGTTCCCGCCGTAACTCGGATAGAACCCCTGGCCCGCGGGGTAACCGTAGCTCATACCCAGATTCGGATCGTACTGGTACCCCTCCGTGGGCGGTACGTACGGGTACCCCATCGGATAACCCATGGGGTAGCCGTACGGGT encodes:
- a CDS encoding BTAD domain-containing putative transcriptional regulator, which translates into the protein MFDVRPATNPLLLRRERLLERLPDRPGHVVWLEAPYGYGKSVLAAQWAQTLEDEGWRVVWLSLAGREPKPTIAQALELPANAPWGVIIDELWRCQTLLVLEDLDGSEDLSLVLGQVGGLILLASRQSLPYPGLLRLRTERRLTQLSSDQLAFTKQEAAELFSDTPGGDEAWRLTHGWSLPLHFAALTGDLPQHASLLEGVRRSVSDRAWRELLFLATVEVLPKSAAVAATGDLVRSGFLQNLEGGYRLHPLMAESVLGSHRERAVAELATQAGRLEPAVRAAAFERVGDVDGLAQLLASGEGGLYQSAPEEFLRWETATPSDNGLQRRAHVTIARLVLNQFEPAAADALELVAEEGLPTRLRARLVSNAISRLAAAKRLEVAAAFEKKAYELLNDIEPLEAASMLRNLATLDFVRGDFAQMEARLRAGLGFLANSEAGQATTNVEFRLRANLNLLAWEVRGEIDEPLASQLELLSRPDLDDTANVMLRQNLAVSYALKGEEDKALEQLRIASGSASTYSRLLLRQMTAYFEGDLQAFPGLLTAARRWETFEMSERVSALWLRALRRAGDPVTAFDLLDVLEIGPFTKLELVWAEVNRGGLERARQLVAETRGAYPYREFQLHWHAANYLVERTPEALEALFALTRNGTDALRYTMVPLSTLPQDRPELSVGYPLEQVLAAGWEAAVKLRLAEIPPLEVRLLGEVRVTRMGEDLQLTDRQRELITLLALGATREAIGEEMWPEADVKKQRNNLGVQLNLLRKLLEPWGVTTFLGERSLRHFRTDLQELEDAIDAADAPRVLNMYEEPLAPGVEVGLVADQRYDLRERVVQALLSAALTTANDGALSYLKRVMELEPLHEEALQALLVILQGMGRRGEALKQFRRFEEQLNQETGLAPHPKTVSLASSG